The proteins below come from a single Balaenoptera musculus isolate JJ_BM4_2016_0621 chromosome 1, mBalMus1.pri.v3, whole genome shotgun sequence genomic window:
- the LOC118902053 gene encoding LOW QUALITY PROTEIN: asparagine synthetase [glutamine-hydrolyzing]-like (The sequence of the model RefSeq protein was modified relative to this genomic sequence to represent the inferred CDS: inserted 3 bases in 2 codons; substituted 1 base at 1 genomic stop codon), producing the protein MCGFWALFGSDDCLSVQCLSAMKIAHRGPDAFLFENVNGYTNCCFGFHWLPVVDQLFGMQPIRVKKYPYLWLCYDGEIYNHKKLQHRFEFEYQTKVDGEIIFHLCDKGGIEQTVCMLDGVFAFILLDTANKKVFLGRDTYGVRPLFKDGTEDGFLAVCSEAKGLITLKHSMTPFLKVELFLPGHYKVLDLKPNGKVASVEMVKYHHCRDEPLHALYDSMEKXFPGFEIETVKNNLRILFDNAIKKRLMMDRRIGCLLSGGLDSSLIAAILLKQLKEAQVQYPLQTFAIGMEDSPDLLAARKVAKHIGSEHHEVLFNSEEGIQVLDEVIFSLRYYDIITVRASVGMYLILKYIRKNTDSVVIFSGEGSDELTQGYIYFHKAPSPEKAEEESERLLKELYLFDVLXADRTTAAHGLELRVPFLDHRFSSYYLSLPPDMRTPKNGIEKHLLRETCEDSNLIPKEILWRPKEAFSDGITSVKNSWFRILQEYIDHQVDDAAVASAAXKFPVSTPKMKEGYYYRQIFERHYPGCADWLPHYWMPRCTSATDPSARTLTHYKAAAKA; encoded by the exons ATGTGTGGCTTTTGGGCCCTCTTTGGCAGCGACGACTGCCTTTCTGTTCAGTGTCTGAGTGCTATGAAGATTGCACACAGAGGTCCAGATGCATTTCTTTTTGAGAATGTCAATGGATACACCAACTGCTGCTTTGGATTTCACTGGTTGCCGGTGGTTGACCAGCTGTTTGGAATGCAGCCAATTCGAGTGAAGAAATATCCTTACTTGTGGCTCTGTTACGACGGTGAAATCTACAACCACAAGAAGCTGCAACACCGTTTTGAATTTGAATACCAGACCAAAGTGGATGGTGAGATAATCTTTCATCTTTGTGACAAAGGAGGAATTGAGCAAACAGTTTGTATGTTGGATGGggtatttgcatttattttactgGATACTGCCAATAAGAAAGTGTTCTTGGGCAGAGATACCTATGGAGTCAGACCTTTGTTTAAAGACGGGACAGAAGATGGATTTTTGGCCGTGTGTTCAGAAGCTAAAGGTCTCATTACCTTGAAGCACTCTATGACTCCTTTTTTAAAAGTGGAGCTTTTTCTCCCAGGACACTATAAAGTTTTGGATTTAAAGCCAAATGGCAAAGTAGCATCAGTGGAAATGGTTAAATATCATCACTGTAGAGATGAACCTCTGCATGCCCTGTATGACAGCATGGAGAA CTTCCCAGGTTTTGAGATAGAAACCGTGAAGAACAACCTACGAATCCTTTTTGACAATGCCATTAAGAAACGTTTGATGATGGACAGAAGGATTGGCTGCCTTTTATCAGGTGGCTTGGATTCCAGTTTGATTGCTGCCATCCTGTTGAAGCAGCTAAAAGAGGCCCAAGTACAGTATCCTCTCCAGACATTTGCGATTGGCATGGAAGACAGTCCCGATTTACTAGCTGCTAGAAAGGTGGCAAAGCATATTGGGAGCGAACACCATGAAGTCCTCTTTAACTCTGAGGAAGGCATTCAGGTCCTGGATGAAGTCATATTTTCCTTGA GATATTATGATATTATAACAGTCCGTGCTTCAGTAGGTATGTACTTAATTTTGAAGTACATTCGGAAGAACACGGATAGCGTAGTGATCTTCTCTGGAGAAGGTTCAGATGAACTTACACAGGGTTACATATATTTTCACAAGGCTCCTTCCCCTGAGAAGGCCGAGGAGGAGAGTGAGCGGCTTCTGAAGGAACTCTATTTGTTTGATGTTCTCTGAGCAGATCGAACTACTGCTGCCCATGGCCTTGAACTGAGAGTCCCCTTCCTGGATCATCGATTTTCTTCCTATTACTTGTCTCTGCCACCAGATATGAGAACCCCCAAGAACGGGATAGAAAAACATCTCCTGAGAGAGACGTGTGAGGACTCCAATCTGATACCTAAAGAGATTCTCTGGCGACCAAAAGAAGCCTTCAGTGATGGAATAACCTCAGTTAAGAATTCCTGGTTTAGGATTTTACAGGAGTACATTGACCATCAGGTTGATGATGCAGCGGTGGCAAGCGCAG CCAAATTTCCCGTCAGTACTCCCAAAATGAAAGAAGGCTATTACTACCGTCAGATCTTTGAACGTCACTACCCGGGCTGCGCCGACTGGCTGCCTCATTACTGGATGCCCAGGTGCACTAGCGCCACTGACCCTTCCGCCCGCACTCTGACCCATTACAAGGCCGCCGCCAAAGCTTAG